A DNA window from Selenomonas sp. oral taxon 126 contains the following coding sequences:
- a CDS encoding Y-family DNA polymerase: MKERTYIAIDLKSFYASVECIERGLNPMTTHLVVADESRTSKTICLAVSPALKAHGIGGRPRLFEVIRAVEQANARRKYRAPKRTLTGETRDSAELAAHPEFAIAYHIAPPRMALYMDYSMRIYEVYLRHVSPDDIHIYSIDEVFIDVTSYLRTERISAHDFAMRLIRDVLRETGITATAGIGTNLYLAKVAMDIVAKHMKPDADGVRIATLDEMSYRQQLWTHRPLTDFWRIGRGYARKLEENGLYTMGDIARCSLGASNVRHNEDLLYRLFGVQAELLIDHAWGYESARMEDIKSYRPKSRSTHMGQVLQHPYTAQKARLVVWEMADALAIELTEKRLTSDRLELTVGYDIECLTRPEIRALYHGRIRTDRYGRKIPWPAHGRVRIEHGAGTNAIMKALTDLFDEIVNPALLIRRLTISAQHLMTEEQRASAAEQIALFTPEETAATVLTPAEIAAQAKEKALQEAIISIKKMYGKNAILRGSNLIDGATARLRNAQIGGHKA, encoded by the coding sequence ATGAAGGAGCGCACGTATATCGCCATCGACCTCAAGTCGTTCTACGCCTCGGTCGAGTGTATCGAGCGCGGGCTGAACCCAATGACCACGCATCTCGTGGTCGCAGACGAGAGCCGCACGAGCAAGACGATCTGCCTCGCCGTCTCCCCCGCCCTCAAGGCGCACGGCATCGGCGGGCGCCCGCGCCTCTTCGAGGTCATCCGCGCCGTGGAGCAGGCAAATGCGCGGCGCAAATACCGCGCACCGAAGCGCACCCTCACAGGAGAGACGCGGGACAGCGCGGAGCTTGCCGCGCATCCGGAGTTTGCCATCGCCTATCACATTGCGCCCCCGCGCATGGCGCTCTACATGGACTACAGCATGCGCATCTACGAGGTCTATCTCCGTCACGTCTCTCCCGATGACATTCACATCTACTCCATCGATGAGGTATTCATCGACGTGACGAGCTATCTGAGGACGGAACGCATCTCGGCACACGACTTCGCCATGCGCCTCATTCGCGATGTCCTGCGTGAGACGGGAATCACGGCGACAGCGGGCATCGGGACGAACCTCTACCTCGCAAAGGTCGCAATGGACATCGTGGCAAAACACATGAAACCGGATGCGGACGGCGTGCGAATTGCGACACTGGACGAGATGAGCTATCGGCAGCAGCTCTGGACGCATCGCCCGCTCACGGATTTCTGGCGCATCGGCAGGGGCTATGCACGAAAGCTCGAGGAGAATGGCCTCTATACGATGGGCGACATCGCGCGCTGCTCGCTCGGTGCGTCAAATGTGCGGCATAACGAAGATCTGCTCTATCGCCTCTTCGGCGTGCAGGCAGAGCTGCTGATCGATCATGCGTGGGGCTATGAAAGCGCGCGCATGGAGGACATCAAGAGCTACCGCCCGAAGTCGCGCAGCACGCACATGGGGCAGGTGCTCCAGCATCCGTACACTGCGCAGAAGGCACGCCTCGTTGTCTGGGAGATGGCGGATGCGCTTGCCATCGAGCTTACAGAGAAACGCCTCACGAGCGACCGCCTCGAGCTGACCGTCGGCTATGACATCGAGTGTCTGACCCGCCCCGAGATTCGCGCGCTCTACCACGGGCGCATCCGCACGGATCGCTACGGGCGAAAGATACCGTGGCCGGCGCACGGCAGGGTGCGCATTGAGCACGGAGCGGGAACAAATGCCATTATGAAGGCACTGACCGATCTTTTCGACGAGATTGTCAATCCGGCGCTTCTCATTCGCCGCCTTACCATTTCCGCACAACATCTGATGACGGAGGAGCAGCGTGCCTCCGCCGCCGAGCAGATCGCCCTCTTTACGCCCGAGGAGACGGCAGCGACCGTCCTGACCCCTGCGGAAATTGCTGCACAGGCAAAGGAAAAGGCACTGCAGGAGGCGATTATCTCCATCAAGAAGATGTATGGCAAGAACGCCATCCTGCGGGGATCGAACCTGATCGACGGCGCAACGGCACGCCTGCGCAACGCACAGATCGGCGGGCACAAAGCATGA
- a CDS encoding efflux RND transporter periplasmic adaptor subunit: MFENRKGLAVLIAAIFALGTLLSGCGGGQQGRGARATSVKAMNVLRQDTPLTHVYAGQIMGTDEVKIQSRVSGNIVEKYIVGGQYVSAGQPLYRIDSRQYESALLQAQAVLAQSEATLSNARMDLDRYQQLYASAAVSEQTLDTQQAQVNAYEAAVAANTALVRQAQENLDDTVIYAPMSGQLSVDDVAMGTFVSAGTTTLVSMGTSNPIFAQFSLSENEYLNFVEQAAQQGGIAAVVVELTLSNGSKYPIIGHIVTSDRALAAQTGTLTVKALFDNPDGLLLPGMFARVSLIGDTIPNAILVPERAVQQLLGKSFVMLVGEGNKAVARTITLGDKIGSYYVVKEGLDSSDIVVVEGLTTLQEGGDLAVTMVTPAEMGFSIEGDSSNFNMRELTPAQ; this comes from the coding sequence TTGTTTGAGAACAGAAAAGGTCTAGCCGTTCTCATCGCCGCGATCTTCGCGCTCGGCACGCTCCTGAGCGGCTGCGGAGGCGGTCAGCAGGGGCGCGGAGCGCGTGCAACATCCGTCAAGGCGATGAATGTCCTGCGTCAGGATACGCCGCTCACGCACGTATATGCGGGGCAGATTATGGGCACGGACGAGGTGAAGATCCAGTCGCGTGTCTCCGGAAATATCGTGGAGAAGTATATTGTGGGGGGGCAGTATGTCTCGGCAGGGCAACCGCTCTACCGCATCGACTCCCGCCAGTATGAAAGTGCGCTCTTGCAGGCACAGGCGGTGCTCGCGCAGTCTGAGGCGACACTCAGCAATGCGCGCATGGATCTTGACCGCTATCAACAGCTCTATGCGAGTGCAGCGGTTTCGGAACAGACGCTCGATACGCAGCAGGCTCAGGTGAACGCCTACGAGGCGGCAGTTGCTGCGAATACGGCACTCGTACGTCAGGCACAGGAGAACCTCGATGATACGGTCATCTATGCACCGATGTCGGGGCAGCTCTCTGTCGATGATGTGGCGATGGGGACATTTGTCTCTGCGGGCACAACAACGCTCGTTTCGATGGGCACATCGAACCCAATTTTTGCACAGTTCAGCCTCTCGGAGAACGAGTATCTGAACTTCGTTGAGCAGGCGGCACAGCAGGGTGGCATCGCTGCCGTCGTGGTGGAGCTGACGCTCTCGAACGGTTCAAAGTATCCGATCATCGGGCACATTGTGACCTCGGATCGCGCACTTGCGGCACAGACGGGCACGCTCACGGTCAAGGCGCTCTTTGACAATCCGGACGGGCTTCTCCTGCCTGGTATGTTCGCGCGCGTCAGCCTCATCGGCGACACGATTCCGAATGCAATCCTCGTCCCGGAGCGCGCCGTGCAGCAGCTGCTCGGCAAGTCCTTTGTCATGCTCGTGGGAGAGGGCAACAAGGCAGTTGCGCGCACCATTACGCTGGGCGACAAGATCGGCAGCTACTATGTGGTCAAGGAAGGTCTGGACAGCTCGGACATCGTTGTGGTCGAGGGGCTGACCACCCTTCAGGAGGGCGGCGATCTCGCTGTGACGATGGTTACGCCCGCTGAGATGGGCTTCTCCATCGAGGGGGATTCCTCCAACTTCAACATGCGTGAGCTCACGCCCGCGCAGTAA
- the rnc gene encoding ribonuclease III: MAHTMTEGRRAALVRLSVQIGVSFGDLSLLDEALTHPSYTNEAKDDIPHNERLEFLGDAVLELASSTYLYAHYPDCSEGELTKMRASLVQSETLARLARQLDLGSYLLLGRGELHNGGADRQNNLENVFEAVVGAVYLDGGWETARDYVTRQLASEARSVERTHVARDYKTTLQEHVQQKRHATISYKLVGETGPDHDKRFTTIVLIGGEPMGEGTGRSKKEAEQQAAAAALERIGSR; the protein is encoded by the coding sequence ATGGCACATACAATGACAGAGGGAAGGCGCGCAGCACTTGTGCGCCTTTCTGTCCAAATAGGTGTTTCCTTCGGCGATCTCTCTCTGCTCGATGAGGCGCTGACCCACCCTTCGTATACGAATGAGGCGAAGGATGACATACCGCATAATGAACGTCTGGAATTTCTGGGCGATGCCGTGCTGGAGCTTGCCTCCAGCACGTATTTGTATGCGCACTATCCGGACTGCTCCGAGGGGGAGCTGACGAAGATGCGCGCGAGCCTCGTTCAGAGTGAGACACTTGCCAGACTTGCGCGGCAGCTCGATCTCGGCAGCTATCTCCTGCTCGGACGCGGGGAGCTGCATAACGGCGGGGCTGATCGGCAGAACAATCTTGAGAATGTATTCGAGGCGGTCGTCGGTGCTGTCTACCTCGACGGCGGCTGGGAGACGGCGCGTGACTATGTGACGCGGCAGCTTGCCTCAGAGGCGCGCTCTGTGGAGCGGACGCACGTTGCGCGTGACTACAAGACGACCCTGCAGGAGCATGTGCAGCAGAAGCGTCATGCGACGATCTCCTACAAGCTGGTCGGCGAGACGGGTCCAGACCACGACAAGAGGTTCACGACCATCGTGCTTATCGGCGGCGAGCCGATGGGGGAGGGGACGGGACGCAGCAAGAAGGAGGCGGAGCAGCAGGCGGCAGCCGCTGCTCTTGAGCGCATTGGAAGCAGATAA
- a CDS encoding efflux RND transporter permease subunit, with amino-acid sequence MAKFFIHRPIFAIVIAVMIVIVGTIAGFSLPIAQYPQISPPTVAVSASYTGASAAVVNETVAQVIEEQINGTQGMDYMSSTSDDTGRYSLSVTFDVGTDGDMDAVKVQNNAAGANASLPSSVQAAGVTTRKSSGQMAYFVSLYSEDGTYDRAFMKNYATLYFLDAIKRVSGVGEVQVFGADYAMRVWMNPDRLAELGLTVADITAAINEQNVQAPAGTVGGMPTVNGQEKQFTGKVQGRLTTPEEFGNVIIASGKDGTFVRLKDVARIETGQRQNNIIAKFNGYPAVGFGIQLTSDANAMITLAEVRKILDEAEKSFPPGLKMKSVFDSTDYINASITEVVHTFVEALLLVVLVIFLFLQSWRATLIPLLAVPVSLIGTFGAFVLLDFSINTLTLFAMVLAIGLVVDDAIVVIENVEHHMESGLSPVDATERAMAEVQGPVVAIAFVLAAVFVPVAFLGGMMGVLYKQFALTIAISMAISAFVALSLTPALCALMLKPKKENRTKSVLDRFFDRFNNWFDATRKGYVGIVSRFIRKARVAFIFLLIVCGVTAIIYRNLPSTFVPEEDQGYMMIAIQLPPGTSTNQTQKTVDKIQQAAQREIKGQSAVMSINGFDILAGGANSNGAVVFVGMKDWSQRAGLRESVAAAVGTMFRVGAMEAPEALVIAINPPALPGLGNVGGWSLQLQDMSGHSDTELNDITNAILAEANTRPELRGVRSTFKINAPSYQYEIDREKVKNLGVQLSDVFTALQVNFGGYEVNDFNQFGRTYKVVLQSDVTYRTEAEAAKFVFVKNSQGGMVPLDTLLRPKLTTGPTQISRFNGARSIQIQGSAGSGYSSGEAMKAITEIVQKHTGSGFSIEWSGQSREEQKSADSTMQVLALCLVFVFLCLAALYESWSVPFAVLFTVPTGIFGALFSEYILATIFGTIGIPAAGYQNSVYMQIGVIMVIGLAAKNAILIVEFAKIRVDRGMDPLKAAIQAAGLRLRPILMTSFAFIIGCLPLCMASGAGAAARNGMGVAVVGGMLFATILGIFLIPVFYVIVDRISRMLGLSKKTKTRTADDYM; translated from the coding sequence TTGGCAAAATTTTTCATCCATCGTCCGATCTTCGCGATTGTCATTGCGGTGATGATCGTCATCGTCGGCACGATTGCAGGATTCTCCCTGCCGATTGCGCAGTACCCGCAGATCTCGCCGCCGACGGTTGCCGTATCGGCGAGCTATACGGGCGCGAGCGCAGCCGTTGTCAATGAGACGGTGGCACAGGTCATCGAGGAGCAGATCAACGGCACGCAGGGGATGGACTACATGAGCTCCACCTCTGATGATACGGGACGTTACAGTCTCTCTGTTACGTTCGATGTTGGCACAGACGGCGATATGGATGCCGTCAAGGTGCAGAACAATGCCGCAGGTGCAAATGCGAGCCTGCCATCCTCCGTGCAGGCGGCGGGCGTTACGACGCGCAAATCCTCGGGACAGATGGCGTACTTCGTCTCGCTGTACTCCGAGGACGGCACCTATGACCGCGCCTTCATGAAGAACTATGCAACGCTCTACTTCCTCGATGCGATCAAGCGCGTCAGCGGTGTGGGCGAAGTACAGGTATTCGGTGCGGACTATGCGATGCGCGTCTGGATGAATCCGGATCGCCTTGCAGAGCTTGGGCTGACCGTTGCCGACATTACGGCGGCGATCAACGAGCAGAACGTACAGGCACCTGCAGGGACTGTCGGCGGTATGCCGACTGTGAACGGGCAGGAGAAGCAGTTCACAGGCAAGGTACAGGGGCGTCTGACCACTCCTGAGGAGTTTGGAAACGTCATCATCGCCTCGGGCAAGGATGGCACATTTGTCCGTCTGAAAGACGTTGCGCGTATTGAAACCGGGCAGCGTCAGAACAATATCATTGCGAAGTTCAACGGCTATCCTGCCGTTGGTTTCGGCATTCAGCTGACCTCCGATGCAAATGCGATGATTACGCTCGCCGAGGTGCGCAAGATCCTTGACGAGGCGGAAAAGAGCTTCCCGCCAGGACTCAAGATGAAGTCGGTCTTTGACAGTACGGACTACATCAACGCGTCCATTACGGAGGTTGTTCATACCTTTGTCGAGGCGCTGCTGCTCGTCGTGCTCGTCATCTTCCTCTTCCTCCAGAGCTGGCGCGCGACCCTTATCCCGCTGCTCGCCGTGCCCGTGTCCCTCATCGGAACATTCGGTGCGTTCGTCCTGCTCGATTTCTCGATCAACACGCTGACACTCTTTGCAATGGTGCTTGCAATCGGTCTTGTTGTCGACGATGCAATTGTCGTCATCGAGAACGTCGAGCATCACATGGAGAGCGGACTCTCACCCGTTGACGCGACTGAGCGTGCAATGGCGGAGGTGCAGGGACCTGTTGTCGCGATTGCCTTCGTGCTTGCGGCAGTCTTTGTCCCCGTTGCCTTCCTCGGCGGCATGATGGGCGTGCTCTACAAGCAGTTTGCGCTCACGATTGCGATCTCAATGGCGATTTCCGCCTTCGTCGCTCTGTCGCTGACGCCCGCACTCTGTGCGCTCATGCTCAAGCCTAAGAAGGAGAATAGGACAAAGAGTGTTCTCGATCGATTCTTTGATCGCTTCAACAACTGGTTCGATGCGACGCGCAAGGGCTACGTCGGCATCGTCTCGCGCTTCATCCGCAAGGCGCGCGTTGCCTTTATCTTCCTGCTCATCGTCTGCGGTGTCACGGCGATCATCTATCGGAATCTGCCGTCCACATTCGTCCCCGAGGAAGATCAGGGCTATATGATGATCGCGATTCAGCTCCCGCCGGGCACGTCCACAAATCAGACACAGAAGACCGTGGACAAGATCCAGCAGGCGGCGCAGCGTGAGATCAAGGGGCAGAGTGCCGTCATGTCCATCAACGGCTTTGATATCCTCGCCGGCGGTGCGAACTCCAACGGTGCGGTTGTCTTCGTCGGTATGAAGGACTGGTCACAGCGTGCGGGACTCCGCGAGTCCGTTGCTGCCGCTGTCGGTACGATGTTCCGCGTCGGTGCGATGGAGGCGCCCGAGGCGCTCGTCATCGCCATCAACCCGCCCGCACTGCCGGGGCTTGGCAATGTCGGCGGCTGGTCTCTCCAGCTGCAGGATATGAGCGGACACTCTGACACCGAACTCAACGACATTACGAATGCGATTCTTGCCGAGGCGAATACGCGCCCCGAGCTGCGGGGCGTGCGCTCGACGTTTAAGATCAACGCACCGAGCTATCAGTATGAGATCGACCGTGAAAAGGTCAAGAACCTCGGTGTTCAGCTCTCGGATGTATTCACGGCACTGCAGGTCAACTTCGGCGGCTATGAGGTCAATGACTTCAACCAGTTCGGGCGCACCTATAAGGTCGTCCTGCAGTCTGACGTGACCTATCGCACTGAGGCGGAGGCGGCGAAGTTCGTCTTTGTCAAGAACTCGCAGGGCGGCATGGTGCCGCTTGATACGCTGCTCAGGCCCAAACTTACCACGGGACCGACGCAGATCAGCCGCTTCAACGGTGCACGTTCCATCCAGATTCAAGGCAGTGCGGGGTCAGGCTACAGCTCGGGTGAGGCGATGAAAGCCATCACCGAGATTGTCCAGAAGCACACTGGCTCCGGATTCAGCATCGAGTGGTCGGGGCAGAGCCGCGAGGAGCAGAAGTCGGCGGATTCGACCATGCAGGTGCTTGCCCTCTGTCTTGTCTTCGTCTTCCTCTGCCTTGCAGCACTCTATGAGAGCTGGAGCGTACCGTTTGCCGTGCTCTTCACGGTACCGACGGGTATCTTCGGGGCACTCTTCTCCGAGTACATCCTCGCAACGATCTTCGGTACGATCGGCATTCCGGCGGCGGGCTATCAAAACAGCGTCTACATGCAGATCGGTGTCATCATGGTCATCGGTCTTGCGGCCAAGAACGCGATCCTGATCGTCGAGTTCGCAAAGATCCGTGTCGATCGCGGCATGGATCCGCTCAAAGCGGCGATTCAGGCGGCGGGGCTGCGTCTCCGTCCGATCCTCATGACCTCGTTCGCGTTCATCATCGGCTGTCTGCCTCTCTGCATGGCATCCGGTGCGGGGGCTGCGGCGCGTAACGGCATGGGCGTCGCCGTTGTCGGCGGCATGCTCTTTGCCACTATTCTCGGTATCTTCCTCATTCCCGTGTTCTATGTCATTGTTGACCGCATCTCGCGTATGCTCGGGCTCAGTAAAAAGACAAAGACCCGCACGGCGGATGACTATATGTAA
- a CDS encoding branched-chain amino acid transporter permease, which translates to MTFTEQCITIGLCALASVLSRALPFLLLSEKKPTPPMVRYLGNVLPAAVFGMLVVYCLKDTTFFSGNHGLPEIAGILVTAVLHLKFRQMLLSIGGGTAVYMLLIQCVFIP; encoded by the coding sequence ATGACGTTCACTGAACAGTGTATTACCATCGGGCTCTGTGCGCTTGCGAGCGTGCTCTCTCGCGCGCTCCCCTTCCTCCTACTCTCGGAGAAGAAGCCGACACCGCCTATGGTCCGCTATCTCGGCAACGTCCTTCCCGCCGCCGTCTTTGGGATGCTCGTCGTCTACTGTCTCAAGGACACAACATTCTTCAGCGGAAATCACGGTCTGCCGGAGATTGCAGGAATCCTTGTGACGGCGGTACTGCATCTGAAATTTCGCCAGATGCTCCTCTCCATTGGAGGAGGGACGGCGGTCTATATGCTCCTGATTCAATGCGTATTCATCCCATAA
- a CDS encoding AzlC family ABC transporter permease translates to MRLEQVMSGGDPRLASLRAAFPYTVPILAGFLFLGLAYGIYTNVSGFSFWYPMAMSALIFGGSLEFIATALLLSPFSPLQTFLLAFMVQGRHIFYGISMFEKYRGTGWKKPYLIYGMCDESFSINYTAKIPQGIDAGWFMFFVTLLNQLYWVVGATIGGLVGTSLPINTEGIEFAMTALFVVIFIEQWMNDPQHYTGILGLAAAGIALSIFGRDAFMLPTMFIILAGCLALRPFIEGREMA, encoded by the coding sequence ATGCGATTGGAGCAAGTCATGAGCGGCGGTGATCCGCGCCTTGCCTCCCTGCGTGCCGCATTTCCCTATACCGTCCCCATTCTCGCGGGCTTCCTCTTCCTCGGACTCGCGTACGGCATCTATACGAATGTCTCGGGATTCTCGTTCTGGTATCCGATGGCGATGAGTGCGCTCATCTTCGGCGGCTCGCTTGAGTTCATTGCGACGGCGCTCCTCCTCAGCCCCTTTTCCCCGCTGCAGACCTTCCTGCTTGCATTCATGGTGCAGGGGCGGCATATCTTCTACGGCATTTCGATGTTTGAGAAATATCGCGGCACGGGATGGAAGAAGCCCTATCTCATCTATGGGATGTGCGACGAATCCTTCTCAATCAACTACACGGCAAAGATTCCGCAGGGCATTGATGCGGGCTGGTTCATGTTCTTTGTCACCCTGCTGAACCAGCTCTACTGGGTCGTGGGCGCGACCATCGGCGGTCTCGTGGGCACAAGCCTCCCCATCAATACGGAGGGCATCGAGTTCGCAATGACAGCACTCTTCGTCGTCATCTTCATCGAACAGTGGATGAATGACCCGCAGCATTATACGGGCATTCTCGGACTCGCAGCGGCGGGCATCGCGCTCTCTATCTTCGGGCGGGACGCATTCATGCTGCCGACCATGTTCATCATTCTCGCGGGATGCCTCGCACTTCGCCCCTTCATCGAAGGGAGAGAAATGGCATGA
- the fabF gene encoding beta-ketoacyl-ACP synthase II yields the protein MKKRIVVTGVGPITPIGIGKDAFWEALLAGKNGIDRITRFDATRYAAQIAGEVKEFSIDGYIDKKEAKRMDRYAQFAVVSAGMALKDAGIDLDSVDRDRIGAYVGAGIGGIETMHSTYERLFDKGPERVSPFFIPMMIANMAAGQVAINYGLHGPVSCVVTACATGANCIGDAYRVMQRGDADIMIAGGTEASISEAASAGFAAMKALCTDHNDDPAHASRPFDKNRSGFVMGEGAGLIVLETLEHAEARGAHIYAELIGYGSNSDGYHITSPAPHGEYQAKCIQLALNDAALKPEDVDYINAHGTSTHMNDLCETEAIKTVWGDAAKDVAVSSIKSMTGHLLGAAGSVELIATALAVENDMLPPTINYDTPDEGLDLDYVPNKSRAKTVRAAISNSFGFGGHNACLVVKKYQK from the coding sequence TTGAAGAAGAGAATTGTCGTCACGGGGGTTGGCCCGATCACGCCGATCGGCATTGGTAAGGACGCCTTCTGGGAGGCGCTGCTTGCAGGCAAGAACGGCATTGACCGCATTACCCGCTTCGACGCGACACGCTACGCTGCGCAGATTGCGGGTGAGGTCAAGGAGTTCAGCATTGACGGCTACATCGACAAGAAAGAGGCAAAGCGCATGGATCGCTATGCCCAATTCGCCGTTGTCTCCGCCGGTATGGCACTCAAGGATGCAGGTATCGATCTGGACAGTGTGGATCGCGACCGCATTGGTGCGTATGTCGGCGCGGGCATCGGCGGCATCGAGACGATGCACAGCACCTATGAGCGCCTCTTTGACAAGGGACCCGAGCGCGTCAGCCCCTTCTTCATCCCCATGATGATTGCCAATATGGCTGCAGGTCAGGTTGCGATCAACTACGGCCTGCATGGCCCTGTTTCCTGTGTTGTGACGGCGTGCGCCACGGGCGCGAACTGCATCGGCGACGCCTATCGCGTCATGCAGCGCGGCGATGCGGACATCATGATTGCGGGCGGCACGGAGGCAAGCATCTCCGAGGCTGCAAGCGCGGGCTTTGCCGCGATGAAGGCGCTCTGCACGGATCACAATGACGATCCTGCGCATGCCTCGCGTCCGTTCGACAAGAACCGCTCGGGCTTCGTCATGGGCGAGGGTGCAGGTCTGATTGTGCTTGAGACGTTGGAGCATGCAGAGGCACGCGGCGCACATATCTACGCCGAGCTTATCGGTTACGGCTCGAACTCGGACGGTTACCACATCACGAGTCCTGCGCCGCATGGTGAGTATCAGGCAAAGTGCATACAGCTCGCATTGAATGACGCAGCGCTGAAGCCCGAGGACGTGGACTATATCAACGCGCATGGCACCTCCACGCATATGAACGATCTCTGCGAGACAGAGGCGATCAAGACAGTCTGGGGCGATGCCGCGAAGGATGTCGCGGTCTCCTCGATCAAGTCTATGACGGGGCATCTCCTTGGTGCGGCAGGCAGTGTCGAACTTATCGCGACGGCACTTGCGGTCGAGAACGACATGCTCCCGCCGACGATCAACTACGATACGCCGGATGAGGGGCTTGACCTCGACTATGTACCGAACAAGTCGCGTGCAAAGACGGTGCGCGCAGCCATTTCCAACTCCTTCGGCTTCGGCGGTCACAATGCCTGCCTTGTCGTCAAGAAGTATCAGAAGTAA
- a CDS encoding DNA-3-methyladenine glycosylase I has translation MGDERKRCSWVNLNDPIYVKYHDEEWGQPLHDDRALYELFILETFQAGLSWATILHKRENFRRAYEGFIPARVAAFDAAKIEELMQDAGIVRNRRKIEASITNSRVFLDIVREFGSFDRYIWGFTDGKSVRESCELRTTSPLSDTISKDLKKRGMKFVGSTCIYSTLQAIGVLAAHTDECDWSKS, from the coding sequence ATGGGAGACGAACGCAAACGCTGCAGCTGGGTGAACCTAAACGATCCCATCTATGTAAAATATCATGATGAGGAATGGGGGCAACCGCTTCACGATGACCGCGCGCTCTATGAACTGTTCATCCTCGAGACCTTTCAGGCGGGGCTGTCATGGGCGACAATTCTGCACAAGCGCGAGAACTTCCGCCGCGCGTACGAGGGATTTATCCCCGCACGCGTCGCCGCCTTCGATGCTGCAAAGATTGAGGAGCTGATGCAGGATGCGGGTATCGTCCGCAACCGCCGCAAGATCGAGGCGAGTATCACAAACAGCCGCGTCTTTCTGGACATCGTGCGCGAGTTCGGCTCGTTTGACCGCTATATCTGGGGATTTACGGATGGGAAATCCGTGCGCGAAAGCTGTGAGCTGCGCACAACCTCCCCGCTATCAGATACGATTTCAAAGGATCTCAAAAAACGCGGCATGAAGTTCGTCGGCTCGACCTGCATCTACTCGACGCTCCAAGCCATCGGCGTGCTCGCGGCGCACACGGATGAATGCGATTGGAGCAAGTCATGA
- the rfbB gene encoding dTDP-glucose 4,6-dehydratase, translating into MKIIVTGGAGFIGANFVYYELREHPEDQIICYDALTYAGNLATLDAAQENPQFSFVRGDIADRAAVYALFEREQPDIVVNFAAESHVDRSIENPEIFLQTNIIGTSVLLDACRKYGIQRYHQVSTDEVYGDLPLDRPDLLFTEATPLHTSSPYSSSKAGADLLVQAYARTYGVSVTISRCSNNYGAFQFPEKLIPLMMIRAMQGEKLPVYGDGLNVRDWLHVDDHCAAIDVIMRRGTVGEVYNVGGHNERSNIEVVRTILAALGKGEDQISYVTDRKGHDRRYAIDPTKIGRELGWKPATKFDDGIQSTIAWYQENEAWWADILSGAYEKRNAEA; encoded by the coding sequence ATGAAGATTATTGTGACGGGCGGGGCGGGGTTTATTGGCGCGAATTTTGTCTACTATGAGCTGCGTGAGCATCCGGAGGATCAGATCATCTGCTATGATGCACTGACCTATGCAGGCAATCTTGCGACGCTCGACGCGGCGCAGGAGAATCCGCAGTTCTCGTTCGTGCGTGGAGACATTGCGGATCGTGCAGCAGTCTATGCACTCTTTGAACGCGAGCAGCCGGACATCGTCGTTAACTTCGCAGCGGAGTCCCATGTGGATCGCTCCATCGAAAACCCCGAGATTTTTTTGCAGACGAATATCATCGGGACGAGCGTGCTGCTTGACGCCTGTCGCAAATACGGCATACAGCGCTATCATCAGGTCTCGACGGACGAGGTCTACGGCGATCTGCCGCTCGACCGTCCCGATCTCCTCTTTACGGAGGCGACACCTCTTCATACATCAAGCCCGTACTCCTCGTCAAAGGCGGGCGCCGACCTCCTTGTGCAGGCGTATGCGCGCACCTACGGCGTGTCTGTGACGATCTCGCGCTGCTCGAACAACTACGGCGCGTTCCAGTTCCCCGAGAAGCTCATCCCGCTCATGATGATCCGCGCGATGCAGGGGGAGAAGCTGCCCGTCTACGGCGACGGTCTGAATGTGCGCGACTGGCTGCACGTCGACGATCACTGCGCCGCCATCGACGTGATTATGCGACGCGGCACTGTGGGCGAGGTCTACAACGTCGGCGGGCACAACGAGCGCTCGAATATCGAGGTCGTCCGCACGATTCTCGCGGCGCTCGGCAAGGGCGAGGATCAGATCTCCTATGTCACGGATCGCAAGGGGCATGACCGCCGCTATGCGATCGATCCGACGAAGATCGGACGCGAACTCGGCTGGAAGCCCGCGACGAAGTTCGATGACGGCATCCAATCGACGATTGCGTGGTATCAGGAGAACGAAGCGTGGTGGGCGGACATCCTCAGCGGTGCGTACGAGAAGCGCAATGCAGAGGCTTGA